CCAGCGGTGTAACTGCCATTCGGGTAGCAGCATGGAATGGAACATCCTATACAGCTATCGGCAATGGATTTGACAGTAATGTTTTCGCGCTATATTATGACCATAGCAATAATACCCTTTATGCTGCAGGCTCGTTTTTATCTTCAGGAATAAATCCGATAACCCGTATTGCAAAATGGGACGGCACACAATGGCAACCGTTAGGTACAGGCTGCAATAATGAGATTTATGCACTTACCGGAGATAATAATGGAAACATTTATGCAGGTGGTATTTTTACTGATGCAGGTGGTATAAGTGCTGAGCGAATTGCAAAATGGAATGGCACTACATGGGCTGCATTAGGCTCAGGTATTGGCAGTGGTTCAAACTATGTTGAAGCATTGACATTTTACAATGGCGATTTAATTGCCGGTGGGCAGTTTGGTGTGGCTGGTGGTGTAACTGTGAGTGGTATTGCCCGATGGAATGGCACCAATTGGTTTGACTTAAATGGTGGTGTGAGTGGTTTATCTATGCGTATTTCTGCTTTTAAAGAAATAAACGGTGAATTGATTTGTGGTGGTACTTTTACTTCTGCAGGTGGAATTTCGTCAAATAGTGTAGCTAAATGGAATGGTGCTGCATGGTTAGCAATTCCCGGAGGTATATCCGGTGGACAAGCTAAAGTTAAAGCCCTTGGATATTTATTCAATACACTCTATGTAGGTGGTAATTTTTCTCTTGCAGATGGCAACGCGGCTTCAAATATTGCAGCTTTTGATGGTACCACATGGACTAACCTCAGTGGTGGAACAAACAATCAGGTTGATGCATTATTGAATTATGGTAATGAGATGCACGTTGGAGGTGCTTTCACAATGGCAGGAGGAAATCCTGCAACCTACATTGCTAAATACAGAACAACCTGTTTAACAAATTCCATCATCGCTACCACACAAACTTCTTGTTTTAATCAATGTAATGGAACGGCAACAGTCACCGCAACAGGAAATGCTCCCTTTACCTACCAATGGTCAACAACTCCTGCTCAAACTGATTCCACAGCAACAAACCTTTGCGCAGGAAATTACTCCGTAACAATTACCGATAATATCGGTTGCAGCATTACACAACCTGTAACTATTACAGAGCCGGCACAGTTTGCAATTAGCTTTTCATCAAACAACCCAACATGTTTTGGATTGTGTGATGGCAATGCATTGGCATCAAACAACGGACAAGGTACTATAAGCTACAATTGGAATACTATTCCTGCCCAAACGACACAAACTGCCACCGGACTTTGCGAAGGTGTTTATTCTGTTACACTTATTGACTCTGCAGGCTGTACGGTAACGGACTCTGTTGTTATAACCAACCCTGCACCAAACACACTTACGCTGACTTCATCAAACCCTACATGCTACAATAACTGTGATGGAATTGCCGCAGTAGTATCAACAGGGAATCCCCCTTTTCAATATTTATGGAACACCATTCCTGCACAACAAACCGATACAGCAACGGGACTTTGTGCAGGTGTTTATTACGTTACCGTTACTGACAGTACGGGCTGCATGGCAACTGACTCAATAGAAATTGTTAATCCTGCTGCTGCAACATTACAATTCAGTACTAATGCGACAACATGTTTTGGAAGTTGTAATGGTTCTGTATCTGTTGTTTCGAGCGGAAATGCACCATTTACTTATTTGTGGAATACTACACCTATTCAAACAACAGATACTGCAACAAATTTGTGTGCAGGAACATATTTTGTTACTGTTACTGACAGTAATCTTTGTGCTGTAACAGACTCCGTTGTGATTCAAGAACCTGTGGCCAATCAGATTTCTTTTACAGCACAACAGCCTGCATGTATCAGCTCATGTAATGGTTTACTTACTGCAACATCTACAGGAACTGCACCATTTATTTTTCAATGGTCAAACGGTGATTCAATAAGCACTATTGATTCACTTTGTACTGGTGTTTATTACATAACCATTAGTGACAGCATTGGCTGTTCTGTAACAGACTCCATTTCACTTAACCCGGCTCCTCCCCTTCCAATTACTTTCACAACATTATTTGCAGGTTGTAACGGTGTGTGCACTGGCGCAGTAAGTGCCGCTATTACAGGTATTAATCCAACAAGCTATATATGGTCAACCGGTGACACAATAGCTTCAATAGATTCACTTTGTCAGGGTCTTTATACGGTAAGCATCACAGACAGTATTGGATGTATTGTAACTGACTCTGTACAAATTATCAGCCAGCCTGTTTTATTAAATCCAAGCACAATAGCACCAACCTGTGCAGGACAATGTAACGGATTAGCTTCTATAAATCCATCAGGTGTGGCACCATTTCAATGGCAATGGTCAACAGGCGATACAACCTCTCTTTCTATTGACAGTTTATGTGCCGGTGTATATTACATCACAATAACAGATTCTGCAGGCTGTACAGGCACCGACTCTGTTATGATTGTTGACCCACCCACTATAACTTATTCTGCATCGCATACCGATGCGACTTGCGCTAATCTTTGTAATGGTATTTCTACCATCACGGCAACCGGCAATGGAACTTTGACTTATTTATGGAATACTGTGCCTCCTCAAACAGATTCTACCAATACCAATCTGTGCTTTGGCTACACGACCTATACAATTACAGATACTAACAATTGTTCTGTCTCCGATTCAGTTTTAATTTTTGAACCTGCACCAATATTTATTGGAAATAATTTTCTAGGCATAGCTTGTAATGGTAACTGTGACGGCTTTGTTCGTGCCCTACCTTCCGGAGGCACCCCGGGTTATACTTATTTATGGTCGAATGGTGTAACGTTTGATTCCATTTTAAACGTCTGTGCAGGCACTTATACTGTTACTGTTACTGATGCCAACCTGTGTGCAGCAGTTGACTCTTTTACTTTTGTAGAACCCGATCCTGTGGTAATTAGCTTTGTTGTAACCGATGCCTCATGCCCCGGTTGTACTGATGGCAGCATTGTAGCAACTGCAACAGGTGGTACTCCACCGTATGATTATCTGTATCCTGCATTAGGCATTGCTGATTCGGTTGCAACCAATCTGGGCATGGGTTACTATTTATTTTGTGCACAGGACTTCAACAACTGCATGCAATGCGATAGTGTTTTTGTTGATGAAGCTACTGCCATTAATAGCCTTTCTCCTGAAATAAAAGAAATTAAAATTTTTCCTAATCCATTTTCTGACAGGGCTTTTTTGAGTATTACAACAGCAGAAATGAAAGATTTTAAACTATACTTTTATGATGTAGCAGGAAGATTAGTTAATATGCCTTATAACCATATTGGCAATAACGGAGAGAAACAGACCTACAGCATACAAAATCAAGGTTTGATTCCGGGTATGTATTATGTAAAAATCATTTCGGCTAACGAAGTTATTGCTATTGGCAAATTCATAATCAACTGATGCCTATGCGTGAAAATGTTTCTCTAAAGAATTTAAACACCTTCGGCATTGAAGCAAAAGCACGTTATTTTACTGAAATAAATAATGAAGACGAATTAAAAAAATTTCTTCTTCAACAGAATAAAAATGTACTGCCGCTGTTGGTTATGGGTGGTGGCAGCAACATGCTTTTCTTTAAAGATTATGATGGCATTGTTTTAAAAAACAACCTGAACGGCATTGACGTTGTTGAAGAGAATGAAACTTTTGTAAAGATAAGAGTTGGCGCTGGCGAAATATGGCATAATGTTGTCATGTGGTCGGTAGAAAAAAATCTTGGAGGTCTCGAAAATCTTTCACTTATACCCGGATCTGCTGGAGCTGCACCCATTCAGAATATTGGTGCTTATGGGGTAGAAATAAAAAACGTACTCGTTGCTGTTGAAACCATGGCAATAGAAAGTGCAGAAAAAAAAGTATTTTCTAATCTTGAATGTCAATTCGGGTACAGAAATAGTATTTTCAAAAATTCTGCAAAAGGCAAATACATCATCACAGCTATTATACTGGAGCTGAAAAAACAGCCACATTTTAAAACCGAATATGGCGCCATTCAAACGGAACTGGAAAAACAGGGTATTAAAACACTTAGCGTTAAAGCCATAAGTGATGCAGTTATCGCAATAAGAAGAAGCAAATTACCTGACCCTGCCGTAATAGGCAATGCAGGCAGTTTTTTTAAGAATCCGGAAATTACTGAACAAGAATTTGAAAAAATTAAACAACAGCATCCCAATATTCCACATTATCCAGGAGGAGGAAACAAAATTAAACTGGCAGCAGGATGGCTTATTGAGCAATGTGGGTGGAAAGGATTTAGAGAAGGCAATGCAGGGTGTCATAAAAATCAGGCTTTAGTACTGGTGAACTTCGGTAATGCCACCGGTGCTGAGATCTATAATCTTGCACTAAAAATTAAAGATTCTGTTTTTAACCATTTCGGAGTTCAAATCGAACCGGAAGTAAACATTATTCAATAGCATTTTAATTTAGTTTTTAACTGATAGAACCAGGCACTGCTGACTATACATCATAATATCATACCCCATTAAATCGCTAAGTCTGCCTTAAGTCTCATTAGGTACCTAAAAACTGATTAATCTCATCTAAAATGAATAAAGGGAATCAAGCTTCAAACTAGGTTTGTAAACATATAAATCTTTCCTACTTTTGCGTTCCCAAACAATCTTTAAATAGACATGGCTGATAGTAAAAAAGCAAAACAAAATCACGAAGAGGAAAATCCATTCGAAGAAATGATTAAGCGCTTAGATGTAGCAGCAAAAATCATGAAATTAGACTCTGAAGTTTATGAAATAATGAAAAAGCCGAGCAAACTGGTATATTGCAGTATGCCGGTTAAAATGGATAATGGAAAAACAAAAGTATTTGAAGGCTTTCGTGTTATTCACAGTACAGCATTAGGGCCATCTAAAGGTGGTGTTCGTTACAGTACCTATGTAAACGAAAATGAAGTGATGGCACTTGCAGCTTGGATGACATTTAAATGTGCAGTTGCTGATATTCCTTATGGTGGTGCTAAGGGCGGAATTACTTGTGATCCTTCAACTATGTCAAAAGGTGAATTAGAGCGTTTAACAAGGGCATACACATCCTCAATGGTTGATGTATTTGGCGTGGATAAAGATATTCCTGCTCCTGATATGAATACAGGTCCTCAGGAAATGGCATGGATTGTTGATGAATACAGTAAATTAAAAGGAGGTTTTACTCCAGGTGTAGTTACGGGAAAACCTATTCATCTTGGAGGTTCTTTAGGACGATCAGAAGCTACGGGTCGTGGTGTTATGACTGCCACAATGGAAGCTATGGCAAAAATGGGGTTAAATCCTGCTAAATGCCGCGCTGCAGTTCAAGGCTTTGGAAATGTTGGCTCTATCACAGCAAAGCACTATGAAGCTAAAGGTTTAAAAATTGTAGCAATTTCTGATCATACCGCTGCATTTTACAACCCTGATGGTATTGATATTGACAAGGCAATTAAGTACAGAAATTCGAATAAAGGTGTTATTAAAGGATTCAAGGGAGGTAAACTTATCTCTAATGAAGAGTTGCTTACACTAAATGTTGATGTGTTAGCGCCATGTGCTATGGAAAATCAGATTACTGATGAGAATGCAGCAAAGATTAAAGCAAAATTAATTGTTGAAGGTGCCAATGGACCAACAACAGATGAGGCTGATCACATTCTAAGTAAAAAAGGGACTGTTGTAATTCCTGATATTCTTGCAAATGGTGGCGGTGTAACTGTATCCTATTTCGAATGGGGTCAAAACCGTTCAGGTTTATATATGACCGAAGATGAAGTAAACAACAAAGCCGATCATTGGATGAAACAAGCATTCCATAATGTTTGGAATACTTCTGTGAAACATAAAACAACCATGCGCATTGCTGCATATATTTATGCACTCGGCAAAATTGAACTAGGAATAAAATCACGCGGTAATTATTAAAATCTACCGTTTACCAATCAACTAAAAATGACTATTCACCGTGAAGGAAAAAATTGGGTGTGGGGGACACTCATCACTGTCCTTCTCATCAATTTGTTTGTTCTTAATTTTCGTGCAGAACACGATTGGATAACAGTTTTAGTTTTAATTGTAACCATAGTTTTCTTTTTGCTTATTCTTCAGTTTTTTCGCTATCCGAAAAGAAATATCACGCGCAATGAAAACTATGTCATAGCACCTGCTGACGGTAAAGTTGTAGTTATTGAGCGCACAGAAGAAAGTGAATACTATAAAGACAAACGTATTCAGGTTTCTATTTTTATGTCGCCCATAAATGTGCATGCCAACTGGTACCCTATGAGTGGCAAAATAAAGTTCCTTCGTTATCACAAGGGAAAATATTTGGTTGCATGGCATCCTAAGGCATCAACAGAAAACGAACGCTCAACCATTGTTGTTGAAAAAGATTCAAACAAAACAATTTTATTACGTCAGATTGCAGGAGCATTAGCTAAAAGAATAGTTTACTATCCTCGCGAAAACGATTTGGTAAAACAAGGCGCTGAAATGGGTTTTATTAAGTTTGGCTCTCGCGTTGATATTTATCTGCCGCTGACAGCAAAAATTAATGTAGAACTTAATCAAAAAACAAAAGGCGGTGTAACTGTCATTGCCGAGTTGGTTTAGTTATTTTTTCACACGCTCAATCTTATCCTTATTAACTTACGGAATCAAGTTTATTGAAAAGTTTTATGCACTGCATGGCTTCTTTAACGTCATGTACTCTTAATATTTTAGCGCCATTAATTAATGCAACCATATTTAGAGCGGTAGTACCATTTAGTGCCTCAGCAGGAGTAATATCAAGGGTTTTCCAAATCATCCCTTTTCTTGATACACCTGCTACAATAGGCAGTCCAAAAATCTTTAATAAATCAAACTTAGCTAACAGTTCAAAATTATGCTCTAAAGTTTTACCAAAGCCAAAACCGGGATCTATTAAAATGTCAGTAATTGCAGCCTTTCTGCATAACGCTATTTGCTTCGAAAAAAAATCAATTATCTCCTTCAGCAGGTTATCGTAAACGGGATTATTCTGCATACTTTCCGGACGGCCTTTCATGTGCATCATCAGATAGGGTACTTTAAGAACAGCAACTGTTTCAATCATCCTGCTGTCCATTAAACCGGCAGAAATATCATTAATCATACAAACGCCTGAATCTACTGCACGCTTTGCAATGCTGGAATAAACAGTATCTATAGAAATTAATACTTCCGGAAAATGCTGTTTAATTAAAGTAATAACTTTTCCGATACGACTCCATTCCTCCTTTTCTGAAGGCATTTGAGAGCCTGGGCGGGAAGATGAGCCTCCTATGTCAATAAAAGTTGCACCTTCATTCAGCATTAATGCAACTTGTGTTAAAATTGCATTTTCACTGTTGTATGCACCTCCATCATAAAAAGAATCCGGTGTAAGGTTTAATACACCCATAACATGAGGTTTGTGCAGATTAACTAATTTGCCATGACAGTTTATAGAAGTAAATGTTTGCATATGCTGATTTACAGAGCAAAAATATCAATTGACATCAGGTGTGAAAAAGTTTTTATCAATTATTGAAAACAATTAGCATAAAACAACATTATTTGTAATGATTTAAAAGACATTAATAACAAACAGAAATTATGAAATATATTGTTACACTTTGTAGAATTTTAGTTGGTGTTTTATTCATCATTTCAGGTTTTATTAAAGCCAATGACACGCTTGGTTTCAGTTACAAACTTGATGAATACTTTTTAGTATTCAACATGTCATTTATGAGTGCATTTTCTGTGGCAATGGCACAGTTTATCTGTGTTGCAGAAATTGTTCTTGGTGTTGCAACATTGGTTGGCTGGCGTATGAATTTAGTGACCTGGCTATTGATGCTGATGATTGTATTTTTCACCTTCCTGACTTTTTATTCAGCTTACTTTAATGTGGTGAAAGATTGCGGTTGCTTTGGTGATGCTTTAAAACTTACACCATGGCAATCTTTTGGAAAAGATGTAGTACTTTTAGTACTGATTTTGATAATCTTCGTATGGCGCAATAAAGTCAAACCATTGTTTGAACTTAAAAAGACTCGTTGGGTAGTAATTTTTGCATTATTTGCCAGTTCAATTTTTACATATTATACCTATGCGCATTTACCTGTAATTGATTTTAGACCTTATGCTATAGGAAACAACATTAAAATAGGTATGTTGCCTCCACCAAATGCAATACCGGATAGTGTAGTTATCGTTTTCAAATATAAAGCGAAAGATGGCACAATAAAAGAATTTGGCATGAACAACCTACCTGAAGATTTAGAGAATTATGAGTTTGTTGATCGTACAGACAAAGTAATTCGCGAAGGCGATAAAGCCAAAATTCATGACTTTACTATTGTTGATGCAGACGGCAATGATCATACTCAGGAATTTTTAAATAATCCGGAATATTCATTTATGCTGGTTGCTTATGATTTGAATAAGTCGAACACAAAAATTCAAGGTAAGGTAAATCAACTGGCTGATGCATGCAGTAAGAATAAAATTCAGTTTTTCGGATTGACTTCTACAGTTGCTGCTGAAACCGATTTATTCCGCCATGAAAATCAAAACATGTTTGATTATTATTTCTGTGATGGTACAGCATTAAAAACAATTATTCGTTCAAATCCGGGTTTGGTTCTGTTACAAAATGGCGTAGTAGTTGCCATGTGGCATTACAATGATTTTCCATCTTGGGATGACGTGAATAAACAATACCTGAAAAAATAATTCCTTCAATCAATTTGTCTGCAATAAGTGTATCTTTCCCACCTATCTCTTGTAAATTTTAAAAACTACACTGAAGCACAATTAAATTTTTCTTCCGGTGTAAACTGTATAACCGGCACTAATGGTAGTGGAAAGACCAATATTATTGATGCTGTTTATTATCTCTCTTTCACGAAAAGTTATTTTAATATTTCGGACACACAAAATATCCAACATGGTGAATCATTATTTGTCATTCAAGGTAAGTTTAGTGATAACGAAAAAGAAGAACACGTTTTCTGTGGTGTAAAAACCGGATTTAAGAAACAAGTTAAAAGAGGCGGTGAAGAGTATGAAAGACTGAGTGACCATATAGGACTTTTTCCTGTGGTAATGGTAGCACCCGTTGATCATATTTTGATTACAGAAGGTAGTGATGAAAGACGAAAATTTATTGACAGTGTTATTTCACAGGTTGATAAGGCCTATCTCGAAAATCTTATTAGCTACAACAAAACATTAACGCACCGAAACAGTTATCTTAAACAATTGCATGGACGCATGCCCGACACATCTATGATGGAAGTGTGGGACGAACAACTGGTAAAATATGGCTGTGCAATTGAAAGTGAAAGAAGAAAATTTATCGCTGAATTTATACAATTGTTTAATGAGACTTATAATTATCTGGCAGACCATGCCGAAGAAGTTTCTATAAACTATCAAACACAACTTGAGCAAGATGATTTTAGCACACAGCTGAAATCTTCTTTACAAAAGGACATTGCCTTACAACACACATCAACAGGCATACATAAAGATGAATTGATTTTTAAACTTGAGAAATATCCACTTAAAAGAATTGCTTCTCAAGGTCAACAAAAAACTTTTTTAATGGCTATTAAAATTGCACAGTTTGAATATTTGTTTCGCCATAAAAAAACCAAACCCATTTTATTGCTTGATGACATTTTTGATAAGTTAGATGACTTCAGAGCAAAAAGACTTATGGAGTTGGTAAGCCGTCACACATTTGGTCAGATTTTTATTACAGACACACATCCGGAAAGATTAAAAAAAATATTTGATGACATCAAAATATCAATCCGGCTTTTTGAAGTAAATAAAGGAACGGTGAAAGAAACAACTTAGTTCGAAACACAAAAGGAATTTAAACAATCATCTTTTCGCAAACTTCAATTTTTTACTATTCATTTACTTCTTCCAAATAAATAAATGGCATTGAGCAAAAACACTATTGCATTTAAAATTGAAATATATGTTGCCATCGTATCTTTCGTATTTCGAAGATAAAATCGAGGCCTTCTGGCTAAATACTCTTAAAAAATTAAAGTATTTAACTAGCGGTTCGGATTATGTTACTGTTCATTGAACTTCTTTTTATCATTCACATATTCCAAAATGTCTCCCGGCTGGCAGTCTAAGGCTTTACATATAGCTTCTAAAGTACTAAAACGAATTGCCTTTGCTTTTCCTGTCTTTAGGATAGAAAGGTTAGATAATGTCAAATCAACTCTTTCTGAAAGCTCATTCAGAGAGATTTTACGCTTTGCCATCATCACATCCAGATTTACAATGATAGGCATACTTTAAACAGTTAAATCGTTTTCGCTTTGAATAGCTACTCCCTTTTTGAAAATAGTCGCAATGATATAAATTATTGCTCCCATTAAAATAAATGCTTCACTGTCAACCCAAAATTGGCTCAAGTTGTCGGTTACAAAACCTTGATGCAATAAATTCTTGGTAAACTGTCTGCCAATAAAACTTAACAATCCTATTGAAAGCGTGAAATAACTAATTTGAGAAATTTGTTTCGCTACAAATGTGCTGAACGGTTTTGTCCTATCCATGGTGTGCATGAGTCTGATAACGATGTAAAATAGAACAGCTTTTAATATTGAAATCATGAGAATGAAACTATAAACACTAAAAAAAGCTGGTTGGCTTTCTTTATATGTTTGAACTAAATCCAACTTTTGATAGAGATTTTGGACAAATTCAGGCTTATAAAGACTAAAGAAGAAGTTTACGATTAAGCCTCCTGCTTCAATAGATAAGCCTACAAAAATGAGCCAGGCTATAATATATAGGCCCCAGAATACGAAGTTGTCTGTTTTTGACATATTTGATAGATTTATTATTTAGGCTGCAAATATAATAATTATTTATTGTTTTACAATAAATATACATTGTTTTTTAATATTTTTATTTTATGCTAATTAATTAAAATAGGATCGTTGTTACTCCTATATAAACCTATAAAAAACAAGGAATCAATAAAAAAAGCCACTCCTATTTTGAAGTGGCTTTTAAGAGGCGGTCCGGACGGGACTCGAACCCGCGACCCCATGCGTGACAGGCATGTATTCTAACCAACTGAACTACCGGACCCTCTTTTAGAGGGCGCAAAGATAGATTTTTTATTCTTTCTACAAATAATCTTGAAGTTTTTATTGTTATTTCTATGCAAAGGGTTTTTTGAGTGAGGCATTAAAATAAGGCGGCTTGCGAATTAACCGTATCTTTGAGAAAAATTGAGACAATGGACAATAAAAATGAGAATCAGTTAAATATTGAACTGAGCGAGGAAATTGCAGACGGAATTTATTCCAATCTGGCCATCATAACCCATTCAAACTCCGAGTTTGTAGTTGATTTTATTAAAGTGATGCCCGGAGTTCCGAAAGCTAAGGTTAAATCAAGAATTGTGCTTACACCTCAACATGCCAAAAGGCTTATGACAGCTTTGGCCGAAAATGTTGCAAAATACGAGCAGGCTCATGGCACAATTAAACAAACAGATGGTATAGCTATACCGATGAATTTCGGTGGCCCTACAGCACAAGCCTAAAAAAAGAAACCGCCATTTGTGGCGGTTTCTTTTTGATTTTTATTCTCGAATAATTTTTGTCTGAAACGTTCCCTTCTCCGTAGTCAGTTGTAAGAAATAGACACCTTTTGATAAATCTTTGTCTAACACTACAGTTTTGCCAGTTACATTATTTACTTCTGTAACATAAATCAACTGCCCTACACCATTAAATAACTTCACCGAAGCATTGCCTTTGACAGCTTCATTAAAGTTCAAATAAAATCTATCTGTTGATGGGTTAGGATAAATACCTACTCCTGCAGCAATGACATTTGGATCACTTATAGAAACAATGAGAAAAGGTAATGAAGTAACTATACATCCTGTTGTGGCATCTGTAACCTGAACGGTGTATGATCCGGGTTGAGTGGTCTGATAGGTCTGACTGTTAGCTCCAGGAATAATATTACCATTCAACAGCCATTGATAATTTGCAGCTGTTGATGAAGTTAAAAGCGAACCGTTTGGCGTAATGGTTGGCATTGGCGGACCTTGCACCACACCTGTTACAGGGATATAACCACTCTTACATCCACTGGTGATAACCCAGTTGTAGAGATAATAATATGCTGCTCCCGTATTTGGATTTGGGTTATAATATCCTGTAATCGAAACCGGGCAACCAGATACTACATAAGGATAAGTTGCACCTGAAGTATTATAATAAAGATTTACACTTCCTGAAGCAACTACCAACCTATAAGAAGTTCCGCCAGTAACACTGAATCCAAGATATACAGGATAAATATTAAAAGTATTAGGGACTGTAACTGTTTTAGTATTTAAGATATTAGCACCTGTAGAATCAACAAGGTTAATAGTAACTGTTCCTGCAGAAACAGGATAAATATAAACCGAGTCAATCGTTACTTCCTGTAAAACATTAAATCGCATTCCATAGTTGTTTGGAGCATTGCTTGCCTGACTGCCAATACCACGGTCAGTAGGACCTACATGATATACGGTTCCACCGTCAACAGTCTGAACATAAAATGTGGTAGTAGAGGCTAGTGAAACACTATATGTATTTCCTGTATTAACCAACGTATCACCCGTTTGCGAAGTAAACCAATTTACAATGCCTGTGCCACTTGACTGTAGATTGGCTGTTCCACCGGCAC
This portion of the Bacteroidia bacterium genome encodes:
- a CDS encoding DNA replication/repair protein RecF, which encodes MYLSHLSLVNFKNYTEAQLNFSSGVNCITGTNGSGKTNIIDAVYYLSFTKSYFNISDTQNIQHGESLFVIQGKFSDNEKEEHVFCGVKTGFKKQVKRGGEEYERLSDHIGLFPVVMVAPVDHILITEGSDERRKFIDSVISQVDKAYLENLISYNKTLTHRNSYLKQLHGRMPDTSMMEVWDEQLVKYGCAIESERRKFIAEFIQLFNETYNYLADHAEEVSINYQTQLEQDDFSTQLKSSLQKDIALQHTSTGIHKDELIFKLEKYPLKRIASQGQQKTFLMAIKIAQFEYLFRHKKTKPILLLDDIFDKLDDFRAKRLMELVSRHTFGQIFITDTHPERLKKIFDDIKISIRLFEVNKGTVKETT
- a CDS encoding helix-turn-helix transcriptional regulator, which translates into the protein MPIIVNLDVMMAKRKISLNELSERVDLTLSNLSILKTGKAKAIRFSTLEAICKALDCQPGDILEYVNDKKKFNEQ
- a CDS encoding DUF2975 domain-containing protein — translated: MSKTDNFVFWGLYIIAWLIFVGLSIEAGGLIVNFFFSLYKPEFVQNLYQKLDLVQTYKESQPAFFSVYSFILMISILKAVLFYIVIRLMHTMDRTKPFSTFVAKQISQISYFTLSIGLLSFIGRQFTKNLLHQGFVTDNLSQFWVDSEAFILMGAIIYIIATIFKKGVAIQSENDLTV
- a CDS encoding DUF3467 domain-containing protein; translation: MDNKNENQLNIELSEEIADGIYSNLAIITHSNSEFVVDFIKVMPGVPKAKVKSRIVLTPQHAKRLMTALAENVAKYEQAHGTIKQTDGIAIPMNFGGPTAQA